A part of Kitasatospora acidiphila genomic DNA contains:
- a CDS encoding helix-turn-helix transcriptional regulator, producing MIEKEDALPEQFMSVKQTAEYLNMSVAWVYREAADVGLVPYRFGTGRNAKLQFKISEVQAWVNQQRISAG from the coding sequence TTGATCGAGAAGGAGGATGCATTGCCCGAGCAGTTCATGAGCGTTAAACAAACCGCAGAGTATCTGAATATGTCTGTGGCCTGGGTCTACCGCGAAGCCGCTGATGTCGGACTTGTGCCGTACCGCTTCGGGACGGGCAGGAACGCCAAGCTGCAGTTCAAGATCTCGGAAGTACAGGCGTGGGTCAACCAGCAAAGGATCTCTGCTGGTTGA
- a CDS encoding restriction endonuclease: MNEAGTAGLGTTERRLPPAAGADQMADLAKAAGNLTQALTRRDDIVPPDELLGRFTLGMPQMKAGLRENSIERREALLYLDMANQFQEWADAVERASIQLRSNLLAALALDPKSSRRKALVHYFADWFHGLSVYTEAKLDQNGEAEAVNPGIDPRGMERAKSVFIHAASPILESEFYAPSRKLLFRYGQEAQLCLDRFDRSREVTLELKRALSELEESQAFAPRTAAYLDYIDTMHFSEFEHLVADLLDRDGYRVTQRGGKAGDHGMDVIALGELGQPVVVQVKHSEGGNGKVDEGVIRDIAGASRVMHPSSIAMVVTNRHITQPARDWAARENAFVHLVDRKKLQRWAEDGLPLAAVLEDGR; the protein is encoded by the coding sequence ATGAACGAGGCGGGCACGGCTGGCCTGGGGACAACGGAACGCAGGCTTCCACCAGCAGCCGGGGCTGATCAGATGGCCGACCTGGCGAAGGCCGCGGGAAATCTGACACAGGCGTTAACGCGACGGGATGACATCGTCCCCCCTGATGAACTCCTGGGCCGATTCACGCTCGGGATGCCGCAGATGAAGGCTGGACTGCGCGAGAACTCGATCGAGCGCCGCGAGGCCCTGCTGTATCTCGACATGGCGAACCAGTTCCAGGAGTGGGCGGATGCCGTCGAGCGGGCTTCCATTCAGCTACGCTCGAACCTTCTGGCCGCTCTGGCGTTGGACCCCAAATCCTCGCGACGGAAAGCGCTGGTTCACTACTTCGCTGACTGGTTCCACGGCCTGTCCGTCTACACGGAAGCGAAGCTGGACCAGAACGGTGAAGCGGAGGCCGTCAATCCGGGTATCGACCCGCGGGGCATGGAACGTGCAAAGTCTGTCTTCATCCATGCCGCCTCCCCGATCCTGGAGTCCGAGTTCTACGCTCCGTCGCGAAAGCTCCTTTTCCGCTACGGACAGGAGGCTCAGCTATGCCTGGACCGGTTCGATCGGTCCCGAGAGGTCACTCTGGAGCTGAAGCGGGCACTGAGCGAGCTCGAAGAGTCACAAGCGTTCGCTCCCCGAACCGCCGCCTACCTCGACTACATCGACACCATGCACTTCAGCGAGTTCGAGCACCTGGTGGCCGACCTGCTCGACCGCGATGGCTACCGTGTCACTCAGCGCGGTGGTAAGGCTGGGGACCACGGCATGGATGTGATTGCTCTCGGCGAGTTGGGGCAACCCGTCGTCGTCCAGGTGAAGCACTCCGAGGGCGGCAACGGCAAGGTTGATGAGGGGGTAATCCGGGACATCGCGGGGGCATCGCGAGTCATGCACCCGTCCTCAATCGCTATGGTGGTGACGAATCGTCACATCACACAGCCGGCGCGGGATTGGGCGGCGAGGGAGAACGCATTCGTGCACCTGGTCGACCGTAAGAAGCTGCAGCGATGGGCAGAGGACGGGTTGCCGCTCGCTGCAGTACTCGAGGACGGCCGGTGA
- a CDS encoding PDDEXK family nuclease — MVKGAVLQGYLLEEALAWLLRSSGYRLLVHASQDPDELVTDGNTLRVRGRGALHQVDALGEFAFTPAFSMPVRLFLEAKFKQDRCGLEIVRNAHGVLHDVNENFMTHAGRRPRQRYHYAYALFSTSGFTPDAQKYAVAHQISLVDMSGASFAWLLGTIGTTAWTLEQAQGGLGKSATFPVTWLRTELRKRLGTWTASPSLLSSAVPTDDRFRKEAAAVIADFADALRRNGGAELLLGFPSAPFILPLAVNNHLAFTSYADAQPDHAVRIRRRGSGGSAEWTLSPLGQEGAYELAFKLPEQVEEWISDVEEKERRRTVEVKEQFLSTITIYRMNGGGVRAYQLRYEPSSLSRS; from the coding sequence ATGGTTAAGGGTGCCGTACTGCAGGGGTACCTCCTGGAGGAGGCGCTTGCCTGGCTCCTACGCTCCTCCGGCTATCGCCTGCTGGTGCATGCGAGCCAGGATCCCGATGAACTGGTGACCGACGGGAACACACTTCGGGTCCGGGGCCGGGGTGCGCTGCACCAAGTGGACGCGTTGGGGGAATTCGCTTTCACGCCGGCCTTCTCGATGCCCGTGCGGCTCTTCCTGGAAGCGAAGTTCAAGCAGGATCGTTGCGGACTGGAGATCGTTCGCAACGCTCACGGTGTGCTGCATGACGTCAACGAGAACTTCATGACACACGCCGGCAGGAGACCACGGCAGCGGTACCACTACGCGTACGCCCTGTTCTCGACCAGTGGGTTCACGCCGGATGCTCAGAAGTACGCCGTGGCCCACCAGATCTCGCTGGTAGACATGTCGGGTGCCTCATTCGCCTGGCTGCTGGGAACGATCGGCACGACGGCCTGGACCCTGGAGCAGGCACAGGGCGGTCTCGGGAAGTCGGCGACGTTCCCGGTGACGTGGTTGCGCACCGAACTGCGCAAGAGGCTGGGGACCTGGACCGCGTCTCCGAGCTTGCTGTCGTCGGCGGTGCCGACGGACGACAGGTTCCGAAAAGAGGCCGCGGCGGTGATCGCTGACTTCGCTGACGCGCTGCGGCGAAACGGCGGTGCCGAGCTGCTACTGGGCTTCCCTTCAGCGCCGTTCATCCTGCCGCTGGCTGTCAACAATCACCTGGCATTCACCTCGTACGCGGACGCCCAGCCGGACCATGCAGTACGAATCCGGCGACGGGGCAGCGGCGGGTCGGCGGAGTGGACCTTGTCACCGCTTGGCCAAGAGGGTGCCTACGAGCTCGCTTTCAAGCTGCCGGAGCAGGTGGAGGAGTGGATCAGCGACGTCGAGGAGAAGGAGCGACGGCGCACCGTGGAGGTGAAGGAGCAGTTCCTTTCCACGATCACGATCTACCGGATGAACGGCGGTGGCGTGCGGGCATACCAGCTGCGCTACGAGCCCAGTTCCCTCTCGCGTTCCTGA